In a single window of the Prevotella melaninogenica genome:
- a CDS encoding peptidylprolyl isomerase: MATRLKIKTTEGDIIIRLYDETPKHRDNFLKLVKEEYFNGTLFHRVIKDFMIQGGDPDSKNAPKGKMLGTGGPDYTIPAEFVYPQYFHKRGALSAARTGDEVNPNRESSGSQFYIVWGKTFKPAELKQMEHQMAMQQEQQVFNQLTREHHEEIMNLRRNRDRAGLQELQDKLIEQTKTICKEQGKPTFTKEQIEVYTNVGGTPFLDNQYTVFGEVEEGLDIVERIQNCDTDRNDRPTEDVKIETIDLL, translated from the coding sequence ATGGCAACAAGACTTAAAATAAAAACAACAGAAGGTGATATCATTATTCGCCTTTATGACGAGACTCCAAAACATCGTGATAACTTCCTAAAGCTGGTAAAAGAAGAATACTTCAACGGTACTCTCTTTCACCGAGTGATAAAGGACTTTATGATACAAGGTGGTGATCCAGATAGCAAAAATGCACCTAAGGGTAAGATGTTAGGTACAGGTGGACCCGATTATACCATTCCTGCTGAGTTTGTTTATCCACAATACTTCCATAAACGTGGTGCCTTAAGCGCAGCCCGTACTGGTGACGAAGTGAATCCTAATAGAGAAAGTAGTGGTAGCCAGTTCTATATTGTATGGGGAAAGACCTTTAAACCTGCAGAGCTGAAGCAAATGGAGCATCAGATGGCAATGCAACAAGAACAACAGGTATTCAATCAACTTACACGAGAACATCACGAGGAGATAATGAATTTAAGACGTAATCGTGACCGTGCAGGACTGCAAGAACTACAAGATAAACTGATAGAACAAACAAAGACTATCTGCAAGGAACAAGGTAAGCCGACCTTTACAAAAGAACAAATAGAAGTTTACACCAATGTTGGCGGTACTCCTTTCTTAGATAACCAGTACACCGTCTTCGGCGAGGTGGAGGAAGGTCTTGATATTGTTGAACGTATACAAAACTGCGATACAGACCGCAATGATCGCCCAACAGAAGATGTTAAGATAGAAACTATAGACTTATTGTAA
- a CDS encoding TM2 domain-containing protein: MESEKVNHILMMLSSKIPAGSIPSVRTRLENTDISESEILALHSQMKDPLLSILLSIFIGTLGVDRFYIGDVGLGIGKLLTGGGCGIWWLIDIFLIVDATKQKNLELLSYYLR; the protein is encoded by the coding sequence ATGGAATCAGAAAAGGTGAATCATATATTGATGATGCTTTCATCAAAAATCCCTGCAGGAAGTATTCCGAGTGTTCGTACAAGATTGGAAAACACTGATATTAGTGAGTCAGAGATATTGGCTCTCCACTCTCAGATGAAAGATCCTTTGCTATCAATTCTTTTGTCAATATTTATCGGGACACTCGGTGTTGACCGTTTTTATATTGGTGATGTTGGTTTAGGTATTGGTAAGTTGTTGACAGGTGGTGGTTGTGGTATCTGGTGGCTTATAGATATCTTCTTGATAGTAGATGCTACTAAGCAGAAGAACTTGGAGCTTCTGTCATACTATCTTCGCTAA
- a CDS encoding DUF2752 domain-containing protein translates to MKHTIKCIGWLCLGAFLLILYYFYNPVTTLWAPKCLLKVATGLQCPGCGIQRALHALLQGRFSEAIHYNYFLLFSGPYILSFGVRALLPKGKAKDSLTKVIEDKRLIWLYITLFFIWFIVRNILKI, encoded by the coding sequence TTGAAACATACTATAAAGTGTATAGGTTGGCTCTGTTTGGGAGCCTTCCTATTAATTCTGTATTATTTCTATAACCCTGTTACGACTTTATGGGCACCTAAATGTCTCCTTAAGGTCGCAACAGGGTTACAATGTCCTGGTTGTGGCATTCAACGTGCGTTGCATGCTTTATTGCAAGGGCGGTTTTCAGAAGCAATTCACTATAATTATTTTCTTCTATTTTCTGGACCATACATATTATCGTTTGGAGTACGTGCCTTACTTCCAAAAGGGAAGGCTAAGGATAGTCTCACAAAGGTAATAGAAGATAAGCGGCTTATATGGTTGTATATAACCCTCTTTTTCATTTGGTTTATTGTGAGAAACATCCTAAAAATATAG
- a CDS encoding CD225/dispanin family protein — MEEMNTPKPNNNLALAIFTTVCCCLPAGIYAIIRAMKVNELYMMKQYDEAVLAANDAKKWSIIGIVVGLIGSILYFVCFGGLAALSTMAGSH; from the coding sequence ATGGAAGAAATGAATACTCCTAAGCCAAATAACAATTTGGCTCTTGCGATTTTCACAACTGTATGTTGCTGTTTGCCAGCAGGTATCTATGCAATCATTCGTGCAATGAAGGTGAACGAGCTTTATATGATGAAACAATACGATGAAGCTGTTTTAGCTGCTAATGACGCTAAAAAGTGGAGTATTATTGGTATTGTTGTGGGTCTAATTGGTTCTATCCTTTATTTTGTTTGCTTCGGTGGTTTGGCTGCATTGAGCACAATGGCTGGATCTCACTAA
- a CDS encoding agmatine deiminase family protein, translated as MNTNDNHSFRLPAEWEPQSGVILIWPHEDTDWCPYLEDITEVYLQMADAISRYEALLITARDTELVRSLLAERLKEDQMKRVTLFACDNNDTWARDVAPISLISNKTSKDSFQPPHLLDFCFNGWGEKFAAEKDNRINRQLYEAGLLQGVLENHKDFVLEGGSIESDGERTLFTTTSCLMAPHRNQPLTQEDIDKQLRLFFPNVERVIWLDYGQLAGDDTDGHIDTIVRIAPNDTLLYIGCDDKEDEHYEDFRLLEEQLKQLRTLDGKPYRLLRLPMPDAIYDDDERLPATHANFLIINGAVLVPTYNQPKKDKAALDTIQEAFPDREIIAIDSRTIIRQHGSIHCLTMQLPLNE; from the coding sequence ATGAACACAAACGATAATCATAGCTTTCGATTACCTGCTGAGTGGGAACCACAAAGCGGAGTTATACTGATATGGCCGCATGAAGATACCGATTGGTGTCCTTATCTTGAAGATATTACCGAGGTTTATCTCCAAATGGCGGACGCTATCTCACGATATGAGGCATTGCTTATTACAGCAAGAGACACTGAACTTGTACGCTCTTTACTGGCTGAAAGGCTGAAAGAGGATCAGATGAAACGTGTAACGCTCTTTGCTTGTGATAACAATGACACTTGGGCACGCGACGTTGCTCCAATTTCTCTCATATCAAACAAGACATCAAAGGATAGCTTCCAGCCACCTCACCTACTCGACTTCTGTTTCAATGGATGGGGTGAGAAGTTTGCAGCAGAAAAGGATAATAGAATCAATCGACAACTTTACGAGGCTGGACTCCTCCAAGGAGTATTAGAAAACCACAAGGATTTTGTACTGGAAGGTGGTTCTATAGAGAGTGATGGAGAGCGTACACTCTTTACAACAACGAGTTGTCTCATGGCCCCACACCGTAATCAGCCTCTCACACAAGAGGATATAGACAAACAATTGCGCCTATTCTTCCCAAATGTAGAGCGAGTTATATGGTTAGATTATGGTCAGTTGGCAGGTGATGATACAGACGGACATATTGATACTATCGTACGTATTGCACCAAATGACACCTTATTGTATATAGGATGTGACGATAAGGAGGATGAGCATTATGAGGATTTCCGACTCTTAGAGGAACAGTTGAAGCAGCTTCGCACACTGGATGGTAAGCCTTATCGCCTACTCCGCCTTCCTATGCCTGATGCCATCTATGATGATGACGAGCGTCTGCCTGCAACTCATGCGAACTTCCTTATCATCAACGGAGCAGTACTTGTACCAACTTATAACCAGCCCAAAAAGGATAAAGCAGCATTGGACACAATCCAAGAGGCATTCCCTGATCGTGAAATCATCGCCATAGACAGCCGTACTATCATCAGACAGCATGGTTCAATACACTGTCTTACGATGCAGCTACCATTAAACGAATAA
- a CDS encoding carbon-nitrogen hydrolase, translating into MRELKIGFLQQHNVADIKNNIERLAEGITDLAQRGAELVILQELHNSLYFCQTEDVNKFDLAETIPGPSTGFYGELARELGIVIVTSLFEKRAPGLYHNTAVVIEKDGSIAGKYRKMHIPDDPAYYEKFYFTPGDLGFHPIDTSVGRLGVLVCWDQWYPEAARLMALQGADMLIYPTAIGYESSDTEEEKQRQREAWTTVMRGHAVANGLPVIAVNRVGHEPDPSEQTQGIQFWGSSFVAGPQGELLYRACDNDEESVILNIDLDHSENVRRWWPFLRDRRIDEYGEITKRFID; encoded by the coding sequence ATGAGAGAACTTAAGATAGGTTTCCTGCAGCAACACAATGTTGCAGATATCAAAAACAATATTGAACGATTGGCTGAGGGTATTACAGACTTGGCACAACGCGGTGCGGAACTTGTTATCCTCCAGGAATTGCACAATTCACTTTACTTCTGTCAGACAGAAGACGTGAATAAGTTTGACTTAGCCGAGACGATACCGGGTCCATCAACTGGTTTCTATGGCGAGTTAGCACGCGAGTTGGGTATTGTCATCGTGACATCACTCTTTGAGAAGCGTGCACCAGGACTTTATCATAACACTGCCGTGGTAATAGAGAAGGATGGTAGTATTGCTGGTAAATATCGCAAGATGCATATTCCAGACGACCCTGCTTACTACGAGAAGTTCTACTTCACACCAGGCGATCTCGGATTCCACCCAATTGATACAAGCGTAGGACGCCTTGGTGTACTTGTATGCTGGGATCAGTGGTATCCTGAAGCAGCCCGCCTGATGGCATTACAAGGTGCAGATATGCTTATCTATCCAACTGCTATCGGCTACGAAAGTAGTGATACAGAAGAGGAAAAGCAACGTCAGCGTGAGGCTTGGACAACAGTCATGCGTGGTCATGCCGTTGCTAACGGTTTGCCAGTAATTGCTGTAAACCGTGTCGGTCATGAACCTGACCCAAGCGAGCAAACTCAAGGTATTCAGTTCTGGGGAAGCAGCTTTGTTGCTGGCCCACAGGGCGAACTGCTCTATCGTGCTTGTGACAACGACGAGGAAAGCGTTATCCTCAACATCGACCTTGACCATAGCGAGAATGTACGTCGTTGGTGGCCTTTCCTGCGTGACAGAAGAATCGATGAGTATGGGGAGATAACTAAAAGGTTTATAGATTAA
- the asnA gene encoding aspartate--ammonia ligase, with amino-acid sequence MSQLIKPEGYKAVLGKRQTELGIKLIKEFFQQNLATELRLSRVTAPLFVLKGLGINDDLNGVERPVSFPIKDLGEAQAEVVHSLAKWKRLTLADYDIQPGYGIYTDMNAIRADEELDNLHSLYVDQWDWEAVITESDRTRSFLENVVRRIYAAILRTEFLACETYPQLEPFLPQTIHFIHAQDLLDMYPTMTAKEREDTICKKYGAVFIEGIGCRLSNGEKHDGRAADYDDWSTIAEGGKTGLNGDILIWYPILGRSIELSSMGIRVDKSALLRQLSIEKQEEREHLFFHQQLLSDKLPLCIGGGIGQSRLCLIMLHKAHIGEIQASIWPEEMRRACEEAGMPLI; translated from the coding sequence ATGAGTCAACTGATAAAGCCAGAAGGATATAAAGCTGTACTTGGTAAACGCCAGACGGAGCTGGGTATCAAACTGATAAAGGAGTTCTTCCAACAGAATTTAGCTACCGAGCTACGACTAAGTCGTGTTACGGCACCACTGTTCGTCCTGAAAGGATTAGGTATCAATGACGACTTGAATGGTGTTGAACGCCCTGTTTCCTTTCCTATTAAGGATTTAGGGGAAGCACAAGCTGAGGTGGTACATTCGTTGGCAAAGTGGAAGCGACTGACGTTGGCTGATTATGACATTCAGCCAGGCTATGGTATTTATACTGATATGAATGCTATCCGTGCCGATGAAGAATTAGACAACCTTCATTCACTTTATGTTGACCAGTGGGATTGGGAAGCGGTTATCACCGAAAGCGATAGAACACGTAGTTTTTTAGAGAATGTCGTTCGTCGTATCTATGCAGCTATCCTCCGCACAGAGTTTCTTGCTTGTGAGACCTATCCCCAGTTAGAACCCTTCCTTCCACAGACGATTCATTTTATTCATGCGCAAGATTTGTTGGATATGTATCCTACAATGACAGCAAAAGAACGTGAAGACACTATTTGTAAGAAGTATGGTGCGGTGTTTATTGAGGGTATTGGTTGTAGATTAAGTAATGGTGAGAAGCACGATGGCCGTGCTGCCGATTATGATGATTGGTCAACTATTGCAGAAGGCGGAAAGACGGGGTTGAATGGTGATATTCTCATTTGGTATCCTATCTTAGGACGTAGCATTGAACTTTCGTCTATGGGTATTCGTGTGGATAAGTCTGCCTTACTTCGTCAGTTGTCGATAGAGAAGCAAGAAGAACGTGAGCATCTCTTCTTCCATCAGCAGTTACTCTCTGACAAACTACCATTGTGTATTGGTGGTGGTATTGGTCAGAGTCGTCTTTGTCTGATAATGTTGCATAAAGCACATATCGGTGAGATACAAGCAAGTATCTGGCCTGAGGAAATGAGAAGAGCGTGTGAAGAAGCGGGAATGCCGTTGATTTAG
- a CDS encoding dicarboxylate/amino acid:cation symporter, protein MQKKIRIGLLPRVIIAILFGLFLGYYLPDPAVRAFLTFNSIFSQFLGFMIPLIIIGLVTPAIAGIGKGAGKLLLATVAIAYVDTIVAGGLSYGTGTWLFPSMIASTGGAIPHIDKATELTPYFTINIPAMVDVMSSLVFSFIAGLGIAYGGLRTMENIFNEFKTIIEKVIEKAIIPLLPLYIFGVFLSMTHNGQARQVLLVFSQIIIVILVLHVLILIYEFCIAGTIVKRNPFRLLWNMLPAYLTALGTSSSAATIPVTLKQTEKNGVSDEVAGFVVPLCATIHLSGSAMKITACALTICLLTGLPHDPGLFIYFILMLSIIMVAAPGVPGGAIMAALAPLSSILGFNQEAQALMIALYIAMDSFGTACNVTGDGAIALVVNKFFGKKKESSALS, encoded by the coding sequence ATGCAGAAGAAAATCAGAATTGGACTACTCCCACGCGTTATCATTGCCATACTGTTTGGATTATTCCTTGGTTATTATCTACCAGATCCAGCAGTAAGAGCGTTTCTGACTTTCAATAGTATTTTCAGTCAGTTCCTTGGCTTTATGATTCCGCTGATTATCATTGGATTGGTAACACCTGCTATTGCAGGAATTGGAAAAGGAGCAGGTAAGTTATTGCTTGCAACAGTAGCGATAGCCTATGTAGACACGATTGTAGCAGGCGGCTTGTCCTACGGAACAGGAACATGGTTATTCCCCTCTATGATTGCTTCCACAGGAGGAGCAATACCACATATTGACAAGGCAACAGAGCTGACACCTTACTTTACTATCAATATCCCTGCAATGGTTGATGTGATGAGTAGTTTAGTATTCTCATTCATCGCTGGTTTAGGTATTGCATACGGTGGTTTACGCACAATGGAGAATATCTTCAATGAGTTCAAGACTATTATTGAGAAAGTGATTGAGAAGGCTATTATCCCTCTCCTACCACTCTATATCTTTGGTGTATTCCTCAGTATGACCCATAACGGACAGGCACGACAGGTACTTTTGGTTTTCTCACAGATTATCATTGTTATCCTCGTACTGCATGTACTCATCCTTATCTATGAGTTCTGCATTGCAGGTACAATTGTGAAGCGCAATCCTTTCAGATTACTATGGAATATGTTGCCAGCTTATCTGACGGCATTAGGAACAAGTTCGTCTGCTGCAACAATCCCAGTAACATTGAAGCAAACTGAGAAAAATGGTGTAAGCGACGAAGTGGCAGGCTTTGTTGTACCGCTTTGTGCTACAATCCACCTCAGTGGTAGTGCGATGAAGATTACGGCTTGTGCATTGACAATCTGCCTGCTGACAGGTTTGCCACATGACCCAGGACTATTCATTTACTTTATCCTCATGCTTTCCATTATTATGGTTGCAGCCCCAGGTGTACCTGGCGGTGCGATTATGGCAGCTTTAGCTCCCCTATCAAGTATCTTAGGCTTTAACCAAGAGGCACAAGCTTTGATGATAGCCCTGTATATTGCAATGGACAGCTTTGGTACAGCTTGTAATGTAACAGGTGATGGAGCAATAGCCCTTGTTGTCAATAAATTCTTTGGAAAGAAAAAAGAGTCATCTGCCCTTTCTTAG
- the pepT gene encoding peptidase T encodes MEIVERFINYTKFDTQSAEDSETVPSTPKQLIFAKYLKEELEREGLKDVEMDEMGYIYATLPANTKKKIPTIGFISHYDTALDASGANVNARIVENYDGGDIQLNPNMVSSPRMFPELLEHKGEDLIVTDGTTLLGADDKAGIAEIVQAMCFLRDHDEIEHGDIRIAFNPDEEIGMGAHHFDVEKFGCEWGYTIDGGDLGELEYENFNAAGAKVLIHGVSVHTGYAKGKMVNASRLACEFNNMIPSTEIPEETEGYQGFYHLTSIESRCEEAKLSYIIRDHDRDHFEDRKRFIENCVKQMNEKYGEGTVELKMNDQYYNMKEKIDPNMHVIELVLQAMQQANVAPKVQPIRGGTDGAQLSFKGLPCPNIFAGGVNFHGPYEFVSVQVMEKAMQVIINICRLTAEFND; translated from the coding sequence ATGGAAATAGTAGAAAGATTTATCAACTACACCAAGTTTGACACACAGTCGGCTGAAGATTCAGAGACAGTGCCAAGTACACCGAAGCAACTAATCTTTGCGAAATACCTCAAGGAAGAACTTGAGCGTGAAGGCCTGAAAGATGTTGAAATGGACGAGATGGGCTATATCTATGCCACTCTTCCTGCCAACACAAAGAAGAAGATTCCTACAATCGGTTTCATCTCTCATTATGACACAGCACTTGACGCAAGTGGTGCCAATGTTAATGCTCGTATCGTAGAAAACTACGATGGCGGTGATATACAACTGAACCCTAACATGGTTAGCTCTCCACGAATGTTCCCAGAACTTTTAGAACACAAGGGAGAAGACCTCATCGTAACTGATGGTACAACCCTACTGGGTGCCGACGACAAGGCAGGTATTGCTGAGATTGTACAAGCGATGTGCTTCCTCCGCGATCATGACGAGATTGAACATGGTGACATCCGCATTGCTTTCAACCCAGACGAGGAGATTGGTATGGGTGCACATCATTTCGATGTAGAGAAGTTCGGTTGTGAATGGGGCTATACCATTGATGGTGGCGACCTCGGTGAGCTTGAATACGAGAACTTCAACGCTGCTGGTGCTAAAGTTCTTATCCATGGAGTAAGCGTTCATACAGGTTATGCGAAGGGAAAGATGGTCAACGCCAGCCGTTTGGCTTGTGAATTCAACAACATGATTCCTTCAACAGAGATTCCTGAAGAGACTGAAGGCTACCAAGGATTCTATCACCTCACCAGCATTGAAAGCCGTTGTGAGGAGGCAAAACTCAGCTATATCATTCGTGATCACGACCGTGACCATTTCGAAGACCGCAAGCGTTTTATTGAGAATTGTGTAAAGCAGATGAATGAGAAGTATGGCGAAGGAACTGTTGAGTTGAAGATGAACGACCAGTACTATAACATGAAGGAGAAGATTGATCCTAACATGCACGTTATTGAGTTAGTTCTTCAGGCTATGCAGCAGGCAAATGTAGCCCCAAAGGTACAGCCTATCCGTGGTGGAACAGATGGTGCACAGCTTTCATTCAAGGGTCTTCCTTGTCCAAACATCTTTGCAGGTGGCGTAAACTTCCATGGTCCTTACGAATTTGTTTCAGTTCAGGTAATGGAGAAAGCCATGCAGGTTATCATTAACATCTGCCGATTGACGGCTGAGTTTAATGATTAA
- a CDS encoding cation:proton antiporter, whose product MSELPELVKDLALILVVAGFVTLLFKKLKQPLVLGYIVAGFLVSPHMPYTMSVVDQGDIQTWADIGVIFLLFSLGLDFSIKKILKMGASPIIAACTIIFCMMALGIIVGHSFGWKEMDCIFLGGMVAMSSTTIIYKAFSDMGLTQQGFASTVMSVLILEDILAIVMMVMLSTVASGNSPDGVQLIGSIMKIGFFLVLWFVVGLFAIPLFLRSVRKILNNETLLIVSLGFCCLMAVTSTQVGFSAAFGAFVMGSILAETVEADKIIRLVDPVKNLFGAIFFVSVGMLVKPDVIVQYALPILLLVITILVGQALFGTLGYLLGGQTLKNAMRCGFSMAQVGEFAFIIATLGKSLGVISEFLYPVVVAVSVITTFLTPYMIRAAEPCYNVLVKHLPKRWVRRLTHIQTNSAGESASSDNHWKVLMKKMILNTLIYGILSAAVIAIMFSAALPICRDLSIKWTGSHWIGNAVCGFLTIVFIAPFLRSIVMKQNHSEAFKALWTDRRINRLPLTATILARVLIALSFIFYVCNYLTRFKNALMIAVAIGLLILMLLSRWLKKRSITLERLFIQNLQSRDIEAQKQGKKKPLFANHLIDRDIHIANLELPDDSLWAGKTLYSLKLRNRFGVHISSILRGSKHINIPNGSTILFPGDKLQAIGNDEQLTKLSKAINAELQPEVTNIEKHEMKLRSFTISKTSPFIGKTLKDSGIRDEYNCMVVGVDEGQKNLTLITPSRCLQAGDVLWVVGEEKDLERILALG is encoded by the coding sequence ATGTCAGAACTACCCGAATTGGTCAAAGACCTTGCTCTTATTCTCGTTGTAGCAGGATTTGTAACACTTCTTTTCAAGAAACTCAAACAACCATTGGTATTAGGATATATCGTGGCAGGTTTCCTCGTATCACCTCACATGCCTTATACCATGAGTGTTGTCGACCAAGGTGACATACAAACATGGGCAGATATTGGTGTTATCTTCTTATTGTTCTCATTGGGATTAGACTTCTCCATTAAGAAGATTCTCAAGATGGGAGCCTCCCCCATCATAGCCGCCTGTACCATCATCTTCTGTATGATGGCATTAGGTATCATTGTTGGACACAGTTTTGGATGGAAAGAAATGGACTGTATCTTCCTCGGAGGTATGGTCGCGATGAGCTCCACAACCATTATATACAAAGCCTTCTCAGACATGGGACTCACACAGCAAGGCTTCGCCTCTACCGTGATGAGTGTACTTATCTTGGAGGATATCCTTGCCATTGTTATGATGGTGATGCTCAGTACCGTAGCCAGCGGAAACAGTCCTGACGGCGTACAGCTTATTGGTAGCATCATGAAGATTGGTTTCTTCCTTGTTTTATGGTTTGTTGTTGGGCTCTTTGCCATTCCACTCTTCCTTCGTTCTGTTCGTAAAATCCTTAACAACGAGACCCTGCTTATCGTATCATTAGGCTTCTGTTGTCTTATGGCCGTTACATCAACACAGGTAGGCTTTAGTGCTGCCTTCGGTGCCTTCGTTATGGGAAGTATCTTAGCAGAGACTGTTGAGGCAGATAAAATTATCCGCCTTGTAGATCCGGTAAAGAATCTCTTTGGAGCCATCTTCTTCGTCTCTGTTGGTATGTTAGTAAAGCCTGACGTTATTGTTCAATACGCTTTACCGATTCTTTTACTTGTCATAACAATTCTTGTTGGACAAGCTTTGTTCGGCACCTTGGGTTATCTTCTCGGTGGACAGACCCTTAAGAACGCTATGCGCTGTGGATTCTCAATGGCACAAGTTGGCGAATTTGCCTTTATTATTGCGACATTAGGAAAATCCTTAGGTGTAATCAGCGAATTCCTCTATCCTGTTGTTGTAGCTGTATCAGTTATCACAACCTTCCTTACTCCGTATATGATTCGTGCGGCAGAACCTTGTTATAACGTCCTTGTTAAGCATCTGCCAAAACGATGGGTACGCCGTCTTACTCATATTCAGACAAACAGTGCTGGAGAGAGTGCTTCATCTGATAACCATTGGAAAGTTCTTATGAAGAAGATGATACTCAATACTCTTATCTATGGTATTCTCTCTGCTGCTGTCATCGCTATCATGTTCTCTGCTGCCCTTCCTATATGTAGGGACTTATCTATAAAATGGACTGGCAGTCACTGGATTGGTAATGCTGTGTGTGGATTCCTTACAATCGTCTTTATTGCACCTTTCCTACGCTCTATCGTGATGAAGCAGAATCATTCAGAAGCGTTCAAAGCACTATGGACAGACCGTCGTATAAATCGTCTGCCCCTCACTGCAACCATCCTTGCACGTGTCCTTATTGCACTCAGTTTCATCTTCTACGTATGCAACTATCTCACACGCTTTAAGAATGCGCTGATGATTGCCGTTGCTATAGGCTTGTTGATACTGATGCTTCTCTCTCGTTGGCTTAAGAAAAGAAGTATTACACTGGAACGTCTGTTTATTCAGAACCTTCAAAGCCGTGACATCGAGGCACAAAAACAAGGAAAGAAGAAGCCACTATTTGCCAATCACCTGATTGATCGTGATATTCATATCGCCAATCTTGAACTGCCTGACGACTCGCTTTGGGCTGGTAAGACATTGTATAGTTTGAAGCTCCGAAATCGCTTTGGTGTGCATATCAGTAGTATTCTTCGTGGCTCCAAGCATATCAATATTCCGAATGGTAGCACAATTCTCTTCCCTGGTGACAAACTGCAAGCCATTGGTAATGATGAACAGCTTACAAAACTTTCTAAGGCAATAAATGCTGAGTTACAGCCAGAGGTTACCAACATAGAGAAGCATGAGATGAAACTCCGCAGCTTCACCATCTCTAAAACAAGTCCTTTCATTGGAAAGACGCTTAAAGACAGTGGTATCCGCGACGAATACAACTGTATGGTTGTGGGTGTTGATGAAGGCCAGAAAAACCTCACACTCATCACTCCTTCCCGCTGCCTGCAGGCTGGTGACGTTCTATGGGTTGTAGGTGAAGAAAAAGACTTAGAACGTATCCTCGCATTAGGATAA